One genomic segment of Gemmatimonas aurantiaca includes these proteins:
- a CDS encoding sigma-54 dependent transcriptional regulator, whose amino-acid sequence MYVLVVDDEPALREVLSQRLTGWGYRVATAADAREAEALLEHAEPDLVLSDVVLPGLSGLDLLRRFKARNNALPVVLITAHGNVDAAVEAMKAGATDFLTKPIDPATLRAVLESVSADHREREAAHSLDTMLQEPTLGGLLGGSRGMRDVRAQLALVASSDAAVLITGESGTGKEVAARTIHELGVRASQPFVAVNAAAIPEGLMESEIFGHERGAFTGAVSTRAGCFELANLGTLLLDELAEMPIALQPKLLRILEDGRVRRLGASRETTFDVRVIAATNRDPMLAVQDGQLRSDLMYRLNVFSITLPPLRDRIEDIPLLARHFIHLFNGKHAAQVSAIRDMAMDRLQQWHWPGNVRELRNVIERSVVIARQGWIDLSHLPPYITSARSTGRTLELPAHTTLAEAERLLIRTTLERTGNNKAEAARQLGLDVKTVRNKLRSWSREE is encoded by the coding sequence ATGTATGTTCTGGTCGTCGATGACGAGCCCGCGTTGCGCGAGGTGCTGTCCCAGCGCCTGACGGGCTGGGGATATCGGGTCGCCACCGCCGCTGATGCGCGGGAGGCTGAAGCGCTGCTCGAGCATGCGGAGCCCGATCTCGTGCTCAGTGACGTGGTCCTGCCCGGACTGTCGGGGCTGGATCTGCTGCGCCGGTTCAAGGCGCGCAACAACGCCCTGCCGGTGGTGCTCATCACCGCGCACGGCAATGTCGATGCCGCCGTGGAAGCCATGAAAGCAGGTGCCACCGATTTCCTCACCAAACCGATCGACCCCGCCACGCTGCGGGCGGTCCTCGAATCCGTGAGCGCCGATCATCGTGAACGTGAAGCGGCTCACTCACTGGACACGATGCTGCAGGAGCCCACGCTCGGAGGGCTGCTCGGCGGCAGCCGGGGCATGCGTGACGTACGCGCGCAACTGGCCCTCGTGGCTTCGAGTGACGCGGCGGTGCTCATCACCGGCGAGAGCGGCACGGGCAAGGAAGTGGCCGCCCGCACCATTCACGAACTCGGTGTCCGCGCGAGCCAACCGTTCGTGGCGGTCAACGCCGCCGCCATTCCCGAAGGACTCATGGAGTCCGAGATCTTCGGCCATGAACGCGGGGCGTTCACCGGGGCCGTGAGCACCCGCGCGGGTTGTTTCGAACTCGCGAACCTGGGTACCCTGCTGCTCGACGAGCTGGCCGAGATGCCCATCGCACTGCAACCCAAATTGCTGCGCATTCTCGAAGATGGACGGGTCCGTCGACTGGGCGCCTCACGCGAAACGACATTCGATGTCCGCGTCATCGCTGCCACGAACCGCGATCCGATGCTCGCCGTGCAGGACGGTCAGCTCCGCTCCGATCTCATGTACCGGCTCAACGTGTTCAGCATCACGTTGCCGCCGCTCCGAGACCGGATCGAGGACATTCCCCTGCTGGCCCGGCATTTCATCCATCTCTTCAATGGGAAACACGCCGCCCAGGTGAGCGCCATCCGCGACATGGCGATGGATCGTCTGCAACAGTGGCACTGGCCGGGCAATGTGCGGGAGCTGCGCAATGTGATCGAGCGGTCGGTGGTCATTGCCCGGCAGGGCTGGATCGACCTCTCCCATCTGCCGCCCTACATCACCTCGGCCCGATCGACTGGCCGGACGCTCGAATTGCCGGCCCACACCACGCTGGCCGAAGCCGAACGCCTGCTGATCCGCACCACACTCGAACGCACGGGCAACAACAAGGCGGAAGCCGCCCGTCAGTTGGGACTGGATGTCAAGACCGTCCGGAACAAACTGCGCAGCTGGTCCCGCGAGGAGTGA
- a CDS encoding HAMP domain-containing sensor histidine kinase, protein MTVARRLWVVLGCNALLLGAVELYHLRALHRVVRTTEQLTDVSARVVLSQARQSERVASLDETLAKYVITRDRGYLDKSTTLRIEFAEELARMHTLPMHADERRALADVERAWTHVDETAARYERGTPRATMNGSPGALRAAFDTLRVAIDALGDASQATMRGGLAATMVEVDTMEQVSWIVAGAALLFALISGLLLRRSITKPLRALSTGTRSVARGQFDHRLQTTWSDEFRQVATAFNAMTARLGELDRMKQEFVTNVSHDLKSPLASLRETNSLLLDEVPGPLRESQRRVLLLQRESADRLGVMIVKLLELSRMEAGLSLRFEPIGVRSFLHNAVRHAQVSGRERGVQVRLADDIAEALEVRADADRLRQLIDNLLENAVKFSPRGETVDVDATIERDRLLLSVADRGPGVDRDDAERIFERFHQTSVGRAVSGRGAGLGLTICREVVQAHRGRIAVVPREGGGSVFMVELPGARLPATREAAA, encoded by the coding sequence ATGACCGTCGCACGTCGACTCTGGGTGGTCCTGGGGTGCAACGCGCTGCTGCTGGGCGCGGTGGAGTTGTACCATCTGCGTGCGCTGCATCGTGTGGTCCGGACCACCGAGCAACTCACCGATGTCTCGGCGCGTGTCGTGTTGTCGCAGGCGCGTCAGAGCGAGCGTGTCGCCTCGCTGGATGAAACGCTGGCCAAGTACGTCATCACGCGGGATCGGGGGTATCTGGACAAATCCACGACGTTGCGCATCGAGTTCGCCGAAGAACTCGCGCGCATGCACACGTTGCCCATGCACGCCGACGAACGTCGCGCACTCGCCGACGTGGAGCGTGCATGGACCCACGTGGACGAGACCGCGGCCCGGTATGAAAGAGGCACGCCGCGGGCGACGATGAACGGCAGCCCGGGTGCCCTGCGCGCGGCGTTCGATACGTTGCGTGTGGCGATCGATGCCCTGGGAGATGCCTCGCAGGCCACGATGCGGGGTGGCCTTGCCGCCACCATGGTGGAGGTCGACACGATGGAACAGGTGTCCTGGATCGTGGCCGGTGCGGCGCTGCTCTTCGCGCTGATCTCGGGGTTGCTGCTGCGACGATCGATCACCAAGCCGCTCCGGGCGCTCAGTACCGGCACCCGGTCCGTGGCCCGCGGTCAGTTCGATCATCGGCTGCAGACGACGTGGAGTGACGAGTTCCGCCAGGTGGCCACGGCGTTCAATGCCATGACGGCACGGCTGGGGGAACTGGACCGCATGAAGCAGGAGTTCGTGACCAATGTGTCGCATGATCTCAAATCACCACTGGCCTCCCTGCGCGAGACCAATTCGCTCCTGCTCGACGAAGTGCCCGGTCCATTGCGGGAGTCGCAGCGCCGCGTCCTGCTGCTGCAGCGGGAGAGCGCCGACCGACTCGGCGTGATGATCGTCAAGCTGCTCGAGCTGTCCCGGATGGAAGCAGGTCTTTCGCTGCGCTTCGAGCCCATCGGCGTACGGTCGTTCCTGCACAATGCGGTCAGGCACGCGCAGGTCTCCGGACGGGAGCGGGGCGTGCAGGTCCGCCTGGCCGACGATATCGCCGAAGCACTGGAAGTCCGGGCCGATGCCGATCGTCTCCGGCAACTGATCGACAATCTGCTGGAGAATGCCGTGAAATTCTCGCCCCGGGGAGAAACCGTGGACGTGGATGCGACCATCGAGCGCGATCGTCTGCTGCTCTCGGTGGCCGACCGGGGCCCCGGTGTCGATCGCGACGACGCGGAACGCATCTTCGAGCGCTTCCATCAGACCTCGGTCGGACGCGCGGTGAGCGGCCGGGGCGCGGGCCTCGGCCTCACCATCTGCCGCGAAGTCGTTCAGGCACATCGCGGACGCATTGCCGTGGTACCACGTGAAGGCGGTGGCAGCGTCTTCATGGTGGAACTCCCGGGTGCCCGGCTTCCGGCGACACGGGAGGCGGCCGCATGA
- a CDS encoding DUF58 domain-containing protein: MTQPRADQLDPAVLAALGHLELVARWVVDGFITGLHRSPRKGFSVEFAEHRPYMPGDDLRYLDWRIAGRADRWVVKQFEEETNARAMLVLDVSASMQWTGDPARLTKLAYAERLASAMALLLLRQRDAVGLIRFDAELRDVVPPRSHRTQWRRLVAAFSEPGGGSESQVASALLQAGKLVRRPGFVVLLSDLLTDPEPVADAARTLRARGHEVLVLHVMDPAERDFLEAGEARYRDPESRAEVPASPGDVRTTYQTTVQEALADWRAALGRAGARYAMAFTDEPFGRPLRHLVGVNGRGALV, from the coding sequence ATGACACAGCCCCGCGCCGACCAACTCGATCCTGCCGTCCTGGCGGCCCTGGGTCATCTCGAACTCGTGGCCCGCTGGGTGGTGGACGGGTTCATCACCGGGCTGCACCGGTCGCCGCGCAAGGGGTTTTCGGTGGAGTTCGCCGAACATCGCCCCTACATGCCGGGCGACGATCTGCGGTATCTCGACTGGCGTATCGCCGGCCGGGCCGACCGCTGGGTGGTGAAGCAGTTCGAGGAGGAGACGAACGCCCGGGCCATGCTGGTGCTCGACGTGAGCGCCTCCATGCAATGGACGGGCGATCCGGCGCGGCTGACCAAGCTGGCGTACGCCGAACGGCTGGCGTCGGCCATGGCGTTGCTGCTGCTGCGTCAGCGGGATGCCGTGGGCCTGATTCGTTTCGACGCCGAGTTGCGGGACGTGGTGCCGCCGCGCTCGCACCGGACGCAATGGCGTCGACTCGTGGCCGCGTTCAGTGAACCGGGTGGCGGCTCGGAGTCGCAGGTGGCGTCGGCGCTGCTGCAAGCCGGCAAGCTGGTGCGGCGCCCGGGGTTCGTGGTGCTGCTGTCCGATCTGCTCACCGATCCGGAACCGGTGGCCGACGCCGCCCGCACCCTGCGCGCGCGCGGCCACGAGGTGCTGGTACTGCATGTGATGGATCCGGCCGAACGCGATTTTCTCGAGGCCGGTGAAGCCAGGTATCGCGATCCGGAGTCGCGGGCCGAGGTGCCCGCGTCACCGGGTGATGTGCGCACGACCTATCAGACCACGGTGCAGGAGGCGTTGGCCGACTGGCGCGCCGCCCTGGGCCGTGCCGGTGCCCGCTATGCGATGGCCTTCACCGACGAGCCGTTCGGGCGTCCGTTGCGGCATCTGGTGGGTGTGAATGGGCGGGGCGCACTGGTGTGA
- the lepA gene encoding translation elongation factor 4, translated as MHLSHIRNFCIVAHIDHGKSTLADRLIEKTGTLQKREMKSQVLDTLDLERERGITIKLNAVRMSYTAGDGQPYELNLIDTPGHVDFTYEVSRSLAACEGAILVVDASQGIQAQTLSNLFLAMDAGLEIIPVLNKIDLPGAEPERRRQEVVDLIGCMPEDVLCVSGKEGTGVPELLEEIVKRVPPPKGELDGPLRALIFDSYYDKYRGAIPSIRVVDGELRKGMKITFGTSDNVYEVAEVGYLQLRQVPTDVLRAGEVGYVLAAVRSVRETRAGDTIFDKDNRAAEALPGYQEVKSFVFAGIYPTDTTQYETLRDALEKMKLNDASLQYEPETSTALGFGFRCGFLGLLHMEIVQERLEREYDLDLVTTVPSVEYHVTKTDGTELLVENPALMPAAVVIDDVQEPYVRARIMCPAEYIGPIMTLGMERRGIYKNTRFLDTVRVELDWEFPLGEIILDFFDKMKTVSRGYASLDYEMLEYRSSELVRLDMLINGDAIDAFSVIVHKDKAYEWGRKVAEKLKELIPRQLFEVAIQATIGQKVIARETVKPLRKDVLAKCYGGDISRKRKLLEKQKEGKKRMKQVGSVEIPQEAFLAVLQVE; from the coding sequence TTGCATCTCAGTCACATCCGCAACTTCTGCATCGTCGCACACATCGATCATGGCAAGTCCACGCTGGCGGACCGGCTGATCGAGAAGACGGGCACGTTGCAGAAACGCGAAATGAAGTCGCAGGTGCTCGACACGCTCGATCTCGAGCGTGAGCGCGGCATCACGATCAAGCTGAACGCCGTGCGCATGAGCTACACGGCCGGCGATGGACAGCCGTACGAGCTCAATCTCATCGACACCCCGGGACACGTCGACTTCACGTACGAGGTCTCGCGCTCGCTGGCCGCCTGTGAAGGGGCCATTCTGGTGGTGGACGCCTCGCAGGGCATCCAGGCCCAGACGCTGTCCAACCTGTTCCTGGCCATGGACGCGGGGCTCGAGATCATTCCCGTGCTCAACAAGATCGACCTGCCTGGTGCCGAACCGGAACGTCGGCGTCAGGAAGTGGTGGACTTGATCGGCTGCATGCCCGAGGACGTGTTGTGTGTGAGCGGCAAGGAGGGCACGGGCGTGCCGGAATTGCTGGAGGAAATCGTGAAGCGGGTGCCGCCGCCGAAAGGTGAGCTCGACGGACCGCTGCGTGCGCTGATCTTCGACTCGTACTACGACAAGTACCGCGGCGCCATTCCCAGCATCCGCGTGGTAGACGGCGAACTGCGGAAGGGGATGAAGATCACCTTCGGCACGTCGGACAACGTGTATGAGGTGGCCGAAGTGGGATATCTGCAGTTGCGGCAGGTTCCAACAGATGTGCTGCGTGCCGGCGAAGTGGGCTACGTGCTCGCCGCCGTGCGCTCCGTGCGCGAAACGCGCGCCGGCGACACGATCTTCGACAAGGACAACCGCGCCGCCGAAGCGCTGCCCGGCTATCAGGAAGTCAAGTCGTTCGTGTTCGCGGGTATCTACCCCACCGACACAACGCAATACGAAACGCTGCGTGACGCGCTCGAGAAGATGAAGCTCAACGACGCGTCGCTGCAGTACGAGCCGGAAACGTCCACGGCACTCGGCTTCGGCTTCCGTTGCGGCTTCCTCGGACTGCTGCACATGGAAATCGTGCAGGAACGTCTCGAGCGTGAGTACGACCTCGATCTCGTCACCACGGTGCCGAGCGTGGAGTACCACGTGACCAAAACGGACGGCACGGAGCTGCTGGTCGAAAATCCGGCGCTCATGCCAGCCGCCGTCGTCATCGACGACGTGCAGGAACCGTACGTGCGCGCGCGCATCATGTGCCCGGCCGAGTACATCGGGCCCATCATGACGCTCGGCATGGAGCGTCGCGGCATCTACAAGAACACGCGCTTTCTCGACACAGTGCGTGTGGAGCTCGACTGGGAGTTCCCACTGGGCGAAATCATTCTCGACTTCTTCGACAAGATGAAGACGGTGAGTCGCGGCTATGCCTCGCTCGACTACGAGATGCTGGAATATCGGTCGAGCGAGCTGGTGCGTCTCGACATGCTCATCAACGGCGATGCCATCGACGCCTTCTCCGTGATCGTGCACAAGGACAAGGCGTACGAATGGGGACGTAAAGTCGCCGAGAAGCTGAAGGAACTCATTCCCCGTCAGCTGTTCGAAGTGGCCATCCAGGCCACGATCGGCCAGAAAGTCATCGCCCGCGAGACCGTCAAGCCGCTGCGGAAGGACGTGCTGGCGAAGTGTTACGGCGGCGACATCTCCCGCAAGCGCAAGCTCCTCGAGAAGCAGAAAGAGGGCAAGAAGCGCATGAAGCAGGTGGGCAGTGTGGAGATCCCGCAGGAAGCCTTCCTCGCGGTTCTGCAGGTCGAGTAA
- a CDS encoding glycosyltransferase family 9 protein: MVLTTPLLERLAREGPVHVVATPANAGILANHPAVASVIVFDKRGADAGWRGFRRVARRLRAVGARRAYLAQGSLRTAALALMAGIPERIGFDRSAGRMLYTRRVPYQASWHHAMRLWSLGSSLASVVDEPLPPGSHPSPLRPSLHPGAADIAQVDALLAQAGVESETPLIVLAPGSVWATKRWPHFPDLAALLMERLTETLPTTWPQARLVVIGAAGDAPLAAAIGTVVPTLIDATGALTLLGSAALLARARVLVTNDSAPLHLASAMNTPTVALFGPTVPAFGFGPLAERSVSMGVTLPCRPCHAHGPQQCPLGHWQCMRTLSPIAVADAALELVLQRPHR; the protein is encoded by the coding sequence ATGGTCCTCACGACGCCGCTCCTGGAGCGGTTGGCGCGTGAGGGCCCCGTCCATGTGGTGGCCACGCCAGCCAATGCCGGCATCCTGGCCAATCATCCGGCGGTGGCCAGTGTCATCGTGTTCGACAAACGCGGTGCCGACGCCGGATGGCGCGGTTTCCGACGGGTGGCGCGCCGTCTCCGCGCGGTTGGAGCCCGGCGCGCGTATCTCGCCCAGGGATCGCTGCGCACGGCCGCGCTGGCGCTGATGGCCGGCATCCCCGAACGCATCGGCTTCGATCGATCGGCGGGACGGATGCTGTACACCCGTCGTGTGCCGTATCAGGCATCGTGGCATCACGCCATGCGGCTGTGGTCATTGGGGAGTTCACTGGCGTCGGTGGTCGATGAGCCCCTCCCGCCCGGGTCACATCCGTCGCCGTTGCGCCCTTCCCTTCATCCCGGCGCCGCCGACATCGCGCAGGTGGACGCGCTGCTCGCCCAGGCGGGAGTGGAAAGCGAGACGCCGCTGATCGTTCTGGCGCCCGGCAGCGTCTGGGCCACCAAGCGCTGGCCGCACTTCCCCGACCTGGCCGCCCTGCTGATGGAGCGCCTGACGGAGACATTGCCGACAACCTGGCCGCAGGCGCGGCTTGTGGTGATCGGCGCTGCCGGCGACGCGCCACTCGCGGCGGCCATCGGGACGGTCGTCCCCACCCTCATCGACGCCACCGGCGCGCTGACGTTGCTCGGCTCGGCGGCGCTCCTGGCCCGCGCCCGCGTGCTGGTCACCAACGACTCCGCGCCACTGCACCTGGCGTCGGCCATGAACACCCCCACGGTGGCGCTCTTCGGCCCGACTGTGCCCGCGTTCGGGTTCGGCCCGCTGGCCGAACGTTCGGTGTCGATGGGCGTCACGCTGCCCTGCCGCCCCTGTCATGCCCATGGTCCGCAGCAGTGTCCACTGGGGCACTGGCAGTGCATGCGCACGCTGTCCCCCATTGCGGTGGCCGACGCCGCGCTGGAGCTGGTCCTCCAACGGCCTCACCGATAG
- a CDS encoding ROK family protein: protein MSAHAPQYAVGVDLGGTNIVVGAMSFDGAQLHGLQSVPTHASEGADAVIARMARMVNDTIEATMRETGVPREAFIGVGVGAPGTVDRETGRVLKAPNLGWHDRPLNDPMARLTGLPVEIDNDANCATYGEWWLGAARGGVNVIGVTIGTGVGGGVIIDRRLYRGSSYAAGEIGHTTIDLDGRRCGCGNYGCLEAYASGTAIAGRAQEALASDESSALRRMVDGDLSRITAALVYAAAAEGDVVALEIVRDTARVLGAGIANLLNIFNPDVVVIAGGVTQAGDALFEPLRKEVRRRAFKSVSDSCRIVPGTLPGTAGVVGAVAAFIAQTTGRPPV, encoded by the coding sequence TTGTCAGCACACGCTCCGCAGTATGCCGTCGGCGTCGATCTGGGCGGCACCAACATCGTCGTGGGCGCCATGTCGTTCGATGGCGCGCAATTGCATGGGCTGCAGAGCGTGCCAACACACGCGAGTGAAGGCGCCGATGCCGTGATCGCGCGCATGGCGCGCATGGTGAACGACACCATCGAGGCCACGATGCGCGAAACCGGCGTGCCGCGCGAGGCATTCATCGGGGTCGGGGTCGGCGCACCGGGTACCGTGGACCGCGAAACGGGGCGTGTGCTCAAGGCGCCCAATCTCGGGTGGCACGACCGTCCGCTGAACGATCCGATGGCCCGGCTCACCGGACTGCCGGTGGAGATCGACAACGACGCCAATTGTGCGACGTACGGCGAGTGGTGGCTGGGGGCGGCGCGTGGCGGCGTGAACGTCATCGGCGTGACCATCGGCACCGGTGTGGGCGGCGGTGTCATCATCGACCGCCGACTGTATCGCGGTTCGAGTTATGCCGCGGGCGAAATCGGACACACGACCATCGACCTCGATGGTCGTCGGTGCGGCTGCGGCAACTACGGATGCCTCGAAGCCTATGCCTCGGGCACGGCCATCGCCGGTCGTGCGCAGGAGGCGCTCGCCAGCGACGAGTCGTCCGCGCTCCGGCGCATGGTGGACGGCGACCTCTCCCGCATCACGGCGGCGCTGGTGTACGCGGCCGCCGCCGAAGGTGACGTCGTGGCGCTGGAAATCGTGCGGGACACCGCGCGTGTGCTGGGAGCGGGCATCGCCAACCTGCTCAACATCTTCAATCCCGATGTGGTGGTGATCGCGGGCGGCGTGACGCAGGCCGGTGACGCGCTCTTCGAACCGTTGCGCAAGGAAGTGCGCCGACGCGCGTTCAAGAGTGTGTCCGACAGTTGCCGCATCGTGCCCGGCACGCTTCCCGGCACGGCCGGTGTGGTGGGCGCCGTGGCCGCTTTCATCGCGCAGACCACCGGCCGGCCTCCCGTCTGA
- a CDS encoding ATP-binding protein: protein MTTVISVPPSLDEQSFEQVIEQLASVPPGEKILVDARHARWASPYGLTALLCVAQSRTDRMDFAVPEHPDTLSYWSRTGFFRYAAELYELHGAVPRAREAHESDVLLEITPITQTEDVHGVVGRIHQKAADILHGQLNLETAATGAFGLTLSEACQNIVEHAELGGWVAVQTYKYTRRLGRRVVVIAVCDAGIGFRQSLESSPTHRRSDRWDDAMALEDAVLRAVSRHRFRDNGRGQGIAGIRRFISRWNGKLTVRSGTARIAITPDWDEDIPLQESLPFFPGAQMQVIVPERIGDAADQARPAGSTARPRGRSVR, encoded by the coding sequence GTGACCACCGTCATCAGCGTGCCGCCGTCACTCGATGAGCAGAGCTTCGAGCAGGTCATCGAGCAGCTGGCCTCTGTGCCGCCGGGCGAGAAGATCCTGGTCGATGCCCGTCATGCCCGGTGGGCTTCACCGTACGGGCTGACGGCGCTGCTGTGCGTGGCGCAATCGCGCACCGACCGCATGGACTTCGCGGTGCCCGAACATCCGGACACGCTGTCGTACTGGTCGCGCACGGGGTTCTTCCGGTATGCCGCGGAGTTGTACGAACTGCACGGAGCGGTGCCGCGGGCGCGCGAAGCCCACGAGAGCGATGTGTTGCTCGAGATCACGCCGATCACGCAGACCGAGGACGTGCATGGCGTGGTGGGCCGCATTCACCAGAAGGCGGCCGACATTCTCCATGGACAGCTCAATCTCGAGACGGCGGCCACGGGCGCATTCGGGCTCACATTGAGTGAAGCCTGTCAGAACATCGTGGAGCACGCCGAGTTGGGCGGCTGGGTCGCGGTGCAGACCTACAAGTACACGCGCCGTCTGGGTCGCCGCGTGGTCGTGATCGCGGTGTGTGACGCGGGTATCGGCTTCCGGCAGTCGCTGGAGAGTTCGCCCACGCACCGCCGGAGCGACCGCTGGGACGATGCCATGGCGCTCGAGGATGCGGTGCTGCGCGCCGTGAGTCGGCATCGGTTCCGCGACAATGGCCGCGGTCAGGGCATCGCGGGCATCCGTCGGTTCATCAGCCGGTGGAATGGCAAACTCACCGTCCGCAGCGGAACGGCGCGCATCGCCATCACGCCGGACTGGGACGAGGACATTCCCCTCCAGGAATCGCTGCCCTTTTTCCCCGGGGCGCAGATGCAGGTGATCGTGCCCGAGCGCATCGGCGATGCCGCGGACCAGGCGCGCCCGGCCGGCAGCACGGCGCGCCCCCGCGGCCGGAGTGTGCGATGA
- a CDS encoding PLP-dependent transferase — protein MPDTLSRRLAEFEGAEAALVLASDMAATACTILALLRPGDHLLASRGVRQSTRRFLEQELPALGVAVTFIDPQDTRGWRRGIERTTRALLLETPSLEEARFVDCQPPRALARELGIALLVDSTAASPVLLRPIRHGADVVLHDASFLLDGAGGYAAGVVCGSEGLVEEVRAKMQVWGAVPHPHALVALERGLETLDVRVRRQSATAFTLAAWAVEHPAITQVDFPTIPEGVERDTEGTQAPVVGITLRLTLASAQHAIHSASRFLEHGDSRPAPWPGTYTTLAEPVPGTSALRLQVGLEAPDLLIERLTEALA, from the coding sequence GTGCCTGATACTCTGTCGCGGCGCCTCGCCGAGTTCGAGGGCGCCGAAGCGGCGCTCGTTCTGGCGAGCGATATGGCGGCAACCGCGTGTACCATCCTGGCGCTGCTCCGTCCCGGCGATCATCTGCTGGCCAGTCGCGGCGTGCGGCAATCGACGCGCCGTTTTCTCGAGCAGGAACTGCCCGCCCTGGGGGTCGCGGTCACCTTCATCGATCCGCAGGACACCCGCGGATGGCGCCGCGGCATCGAACGCACCACCCGGGCATTGCTGCTGGAAACCCCTTCGCTGGAAGAAGCGCGGTTCGTGGACTGTCAGCCGCCGCGGGCGCTGGCACGGGAGTTGGGCATCGCTCTGCTGGTGGACAGCACCGCGGCGTCTCCGGTGCTGCTGCGTCCCATCCGTCATGGCGCCGACGTGGTGCTGCACGACGCCAGCTTCCTGCTCGACGGCGCCGGCGGTTATGCCGCGGGCGTGGTGTGCGGTTCGGAAGGGTTGGTGGAAGAAGTGCGCGCGAAGATGCAGGTGTGGGGAGCGGTGCCGCATCCGCACGCCCTCGTCGCACTCGAACGCGGACTGGAGACGCTCGATGTCCGTGTCCGTCGACAGAGCGCCACCGCATTCACCCTAGCCGCCTGGGCCGTGGAACACCCTGCCATCACGCAGGTCGATTTCCCGACCATTCCGGAAGGCGTCGAACGCGACACCGAAGGCACACAGGCGCCCGTGGTTGGTATCACCTTGCGTCTCACGCTCGCGTCGGCGCAGCACGCCATCCACAGTGCGTCGCGATTCCTCGAGCACGGCGATTCCCGCCCCGCACCGTGGCCCGGCACGTACACGACTCTCGCCGAGCCGGTGCCCGGGACGTCGGCCCTGCGTCTCCAGGTGGGCCTCGAAGCGCCGGACCTGCTCATCGAACGATTGACGGAGGCACTCGCATAG
- the ftsE gene encoding cell division ATP-binding protein FtsE, translating to MEPQTAGIVRVANASKEYARSGTALRDVSFELRKGEFVFLVGHSGAGKSTLLKLLSMAERPTQGEVRVSGFSSKTIRQREIPHLRRRIGIVFQDFRLLPDRTAEQNVAFALEVTGAPHAQIAPRVARLLTQVGLASKATAYPHELSGGEQQRVAIARALANDPFLLLADEPTGNLDDRATHAIFLLLREINARGTAVLMATHDVSMIQRANLRFLELAAGELVFDGTDTARLLADMRGRR from the coding sequence GTGGAGCCCCAAACCGCGGGCATCGTCCGTGTCGCGAACGCATCAAAGGAATACGCCCGTTCCGGCACCGCACTGCGCGACGTGTCGTTCGAACTGCGTAAAGGGGAGTTCGTCTTTCTCGTGGGCCACAGCGGAGCCGGCAAGAGCACGCTGCTCAAGCTGCTGTCGATGGCCGAACGTCCCACGCAGGGAGAAGTGCGCGTCTCGGGCTTCTCCAGCAAGACCATCCGGCAGCGTGAGATCCCGCACCTCCGGCGACGCATCGGTATCGTCTTCCAGGATTTCCGTCTGCTCCCCGATCGCACGGCGGAACAGAACGTCGCGTTCGCGCTCGAAGTGACCGGCGCTCCGCATGCACAGATCGCCCCCCGGGTGGCGCGTCTGCTCACGCAGGTGGGACTGGCCTCCAAGGCCACCGCCTATCCGCATGAACTGTCGGGTGGCGAGCAGCAGCGTGTGGCCATCGCGCGCGCGCTGGCCAACGATCCGTTCCTGCTGCTGGCCGACGAACCCACCGGCAATCTCGATGATCGGGCCACGCACGCCATCTTCCTGCTGCTGCGCGAGATCAATGCGCGTGGTACCGCCGTACTGATGGCCACGCACGACGTGAGCATGATCCAGCGCGCGAACCTGCGGTTCCTCGAACTCGCCGCGGGCGAGCTGGTGTTCGATGGCACGGACACCGCCCGTCTGCTGGCCGACATGCGGGGGCGGCGATGA